The Dermochelys coriacea isolate rDerCor1 chromosome 7, rDerCor1.pri.v4, whole genome shotgun sequence genome window below encodes:
- the IQCF6 gene encoding LOW QUALITY PROTEIN: IQ domain-containing protein F6 (The sequence of the model RefSeq protein was modified relative to this genomic sequence to represent the inferred CDS: substituted 1 base at 1 genomic stop codon) yields the protein MVSCLLFTAESDLSHSHSRTREGPPSSKSAITIQLWWQGVLTQRTVRQATLCVLVIQRXWCRVSFRWREERKVRALAMYVRPVRASVLLQSLVRMWHARSQYKKYQRAVLVIQNKWQLYSCRREAAVFAGSSLVDGGRGPEY from the coding sequence ATGGTTTCCTGCCTTCTCTTCACAGCAGAAAGCGATCTCTCCCACTCTCACTCCCGCACCAGAGAAGGACCCCCCAGCAGCAAATCCGCCATTACCATCCAGTTGTGGTGGCAGGGGGTGCTCACCCAGCGAACGGTGCGCCAAGCGACGCTCTGTGTGCTGGTAATCCAGAGGTAGTGGTGCCGGGTGTCCTTCcgatggagggaggagaggaaggtcaGGGCGCTGGCAATGTATGTGAGGCCCGTGAGAGCTAGCGTCCTCCTGCAGTCACTGGTCAGGATGTGGCATGCGAGGAGCCAGTACAAGAAGTACCAGAGGGCAGTGCTGGTTATCCAGAACAAATGGCAGCTGTACTCCTGCCGGAGAGAGGCTGCAGTATTTGCAGGGAGCAGCCTGGTGGACGGGGGGCGTGGACCTGAATATTGA